The Sphingomonas sp. So64.6b genome includes a region encoding these proteins:
- a CDS encoding cytochrome c family protein — MDNRTNTIAGWVLAACGAALGLSIVGGMVYHAEAPEKPGYPIEGAEAAGGGGAAEVPIATLLATADPAKGADVFKKCTACHTIAQGGANGIGPNLYGTLGEGIAEGKAGFAFSDALKSHGGKWGFDEMNAWLTSPRKFANGTKMTFAGLGNAQDRANVIAYLNQQGSNLPLPAAPAAATAAAPATPATPGAKAPDPTEDLANKATLAPGAPSVDPAANAH; from the coding sequence ATGGACAACAGGACGAACACGATCGCGGGCTGGGTGCTGGCGGCTTGCGGCGCGGCGCTGGGGCTGTCGATCGTCGGCGGCATGGTGTACCACGCCGAAGCACCCGAAAAGCCGGGTTATCCGATCGAGGGCGCGGAGGCCGCGGGCGGCGGCGGTGCGGCGGAAGTGCCGATCGCGACGCTGCTTGCGACCGCCGATCCGGCCAAGGGCGCCGACGTGTTCAAGAAGTGCACGGCGTGCCACACGATCGCTCAGGGCGGCGCCAACGGTATCGGCCCGAATCTGTACGGAACGCTCGGTGAAGGCATTGCCGAGGGTAAGGCGGGCTTCGCTTTCTCCGACGCGCTCAAATCGCATGGCGGCAAATGGGGCTTTGACGAAATGAACGCGTGGCTGACCAGCCCGCGCAAGTTCGCCAATGGCACCAAGATGACCTTTGCCGGTCTGGGCAATGCACAGGACCGGGCGAATGTGATCGCCTATCTCAATCAGCAGGGTTCGAACCTGCCGCTGCCGGCAGCGCCGGCGGCGGCAACGGCTGCCGCTCCGGCAACCCCCGCGACGCCCGGCGCCAAGGCGCCCGACCCCACCGAGGACCTGGCGAACAAGGCGACGCTGGCTCCCGGTGCGCCGTCGGTTGATCCAGCTGCAAACGCGCATTGA
- a CDS encoding prephenate dehydratase: MENFAAPARPIVAMMTEAAAAAPERAVAFQGAPGANSHVAAMEAFPDGLPLPCFDFADAIDAVRDGRADCAIIPIENSLHGRVADMHFLLPESGLVITGEHFLGIKHALMGVGTRDEVREAMSHPQALGQCRHWLREQGISAIAYPDTAGAAAVVAELNDPKVAALAPPGAAAIYGLNLLAENLADADHNTTRFVVLARAGHEAIGDGPWMTTLIFEVRNVPAALYKAMGGFATNGVNMTKLESYQRGGSFAATEFYADIEGRPGDPGLDRALEELGFHTKWVRLLGTYRQARTRG, encoded by the coding sequence ATGGAAAATTTCGCTGCTCCCGCCCGCCCGATCGTGGCGATGATGACCGAGGCCGCCGCCGCCGCCCCCGAGCGCGCGGTCGCCTTTCAGGGCGCGCCTGGCGCGAATTCGCATGTCGCGGCGATGGAAGCCTTTCCCGACGGCCTGCCCTTGCCCTGTTTCGATTTCGCCGACGCGATCGACGCGGTGCGTGATGGCCGCGCCGATTGCGCGATCATCCCGATCGAGAATTCACTGCACGGCCGCGTCGCCGACATGCATTTTCTGCTGCCCGAATCGGGGCTGGTGATCACCGGCGAGCATTTCCTCGGCATCAAGCACGCGCTGATGGGTGTCGGCACGCGCGACGAAGTGCGCGAGGCGATGAGCCATCCCCAGGCGCTCGGTCAATGCCGTCACTGGCTGCGCGAGCAAGGTATCTCGGCGATCGCCTATCCCGATACCGCGGGGGCGGCGGCGGTGGTCGCTGAATTGAACGATCCCAAGGTGGCGGCGCTCGCCCCGCCGGGCGCGGCGGCGATCTATGGCCTCAACCTGCTCGCCGAGAATCTGGCCGATGCCGATCACAATACGACGCGTTTCGTCGTACTCGCGCGTGCCGGGCATGAGGCGATCGGCGACGGACCGTGGATGACGACGCTGATCTTCGAAGTCCGCAACGTGCCCGCCGCGCTCTACAAGGCGATGGGCGGCTTCGCGACCAATGGCGTCAACATGACCAAGCTGGAAAGCTATCAGCGCGGCGGCAGCTTCGCGGCGACGGAGTTCTATGCCGATATCGAGGGCAGGCCCGGCGACCCGGGCCTCGACCGCGCGTTGGAGGAACTGGGTTTCCATACCAAATGGGTGCGGCTGTTGGGCACGTACCGGCAGGCACGGACGCGGGGGTAA
- a CDS encoding phosphoserine transaminase — MTELSAPPAQALPVQLEQPAVLPARPYFSSGPCAKPPGWAAANLATESLGRSHRSKIGKTRLQYCIDLMRELLRLPDTHRIGIVPGSDTGAFEMAMWTMLGAKPVTALAWESFGEGWVTDAVKQLGLDPTVVRADYGQLPDLTQIDWSSDVLFTWNGTTSGVRVPNGEWIADDRTGLSFADATSAVFAYDIPWDKIDVATFSWQKVLGGEGGHGVLILGPRAVERLENYTPKWPLPKVFRLVSKGKLAEGVFKGETINTPSMLAVEDAISALEWAKSVGGADGLIARSDANAAALDRLVSERSWLGHLAADPASRSKTSVCLTVEGADEAMIKSFAGLLEKAGAAYDIAGYRDAPPGLRIWCGATVDTADIVALGPWLDWAYASVKAS; from the coding sequence ATGACTGAACTATCTGCGCCTCCCGCGCAGGCTCTGCCTGTGCAACTCGAACAGCCCGCTGTTCTCCCTGCGCGTCCCTATTTTTCCTCCGGTCCCTGCGCCAAGCCTCCCGGCTGGGCCGCCGCGAATCTCGCCACCGAATCGCTTGGGCGCTCGCATCGCTCGAAGATCGGCAAGACCCGGCTGCAATATTGCATCGACCTGATGCGCGAACTGCTTCGGCTCCCCGACACGCACCGCATCGGCATCGTTCCCGGTTCCGACACCGGCGCGTTCGAAATGGCGATGTGGACCATGCTGGGCGCCAAGCCGGTCACCGCGCTCGCCTGGGAAAGCTTCGGCGAAGGCTGGGTGACCGATGCGGTCAAGCAGCTTGGACTCGACCCGACGGTGGTCCGCGCCGATTATGGCCAGCTCCCCGATCTGACCCAAATCGACTGGTCGAGCGATGTGCTGTTCACCTGGAACGGCACCACATCGGGCGTGCGCGTGCCGAATGGCGAGTGGATCGCCGATGACCGCACCGGCCTGAGTTTCGCCGACGCGACCAGCGCGGTGTTCGCTTATGACATTCCGTGGGACAAGATCGATGTCGCGACCTTCTCCTGGCAGAAGGTGCTTGGCGGCGAAGGCGGACACGGCGTCCTGATCCTCGGCCCCCGTGCGGTCGAACGGCTCGAAAATTACACGCCGAAATGGCCGCTGCCCAAGGTCTTCCGCCTCGTCTCGAAGGGCAAGCTGGCCGAAGGCGTGTTCAAGGGCGAGACGATCAATACGCCGTCGATGCTTGCGGTCGAGGACGCCATTTCGGCGCTCGAATGGGCGAAGTCGGTCGGCGGCGCCGACGGGCTGATCGCGCGCAGCGATGCCAATGCGGCGGCGCTCGACCGACTCGTCAGCGAGCGCTCCTGGCTCGGGCACCTCGCCGCCGATCCCGCATCGCGGTCGAAGACCAGCGTCTGCCTGACCGTCGAAGGCGCCGACGAGGCGATGATCAAGTCGTTCGCCGGGCTGCTCGAAAAGGCCGGCGCGGCGTATGATATCGCCGGTTATCGCGATGCCCCGCCGGGCCTGCGCATCTGGTGCGGCGCGACGGTCGATACGGCGGATATCGTCGCGCTCGGCCCATGGCTCGACTGGGCCTACGCCTCGGTCAAGGCTTCTTAA
- the serA gene encoding phosphoglycerate dehydrogenase, translating to MPKVLISDQMDPKAAQIFRERGVEVDEITGKTPEELIAIIGNYDGLAIRSSTKVTKAILAAAKNLKVIGRAGIGVDNVDIPSASAQGVVVMNTPFGNSITTAEHAIALMFALARQLPEADASTQAGKWEKNRFMGVELTSKTLGLIGAGNIGSIVADRARGLRMKVVAFDPFLTPERAIEMGVEKVTLDELLARADFITLHTPLTDQTRNILSAENLAKTKPGVRIINCARGGLIDEAALKAGLDSGHIGGAALDVFVTEPAKESPLFGTPNFVSTPHLGASTNEAQVNVAIQVAEQMADYLMSGGVTNALNVPSLSAEEAPKLKPYMALAEKLGSLIGQLAHGALSGIAIEVEGAAASLNQKPITSAVLAGLMRVHTDTVNMVNAPFLAKERGIDVREVRHDREGDYHTLLRVTVKTEAGDRSVAGTLFGDAAPRLVELFGIKVEADLAGHMLYVVNEDAPGFIGRLGSLLGEAEVNIGTFHLGRRNAGGEAILLLSVDEPVTQELLAKVRGLSGVRTAMGLSF from the coding sequence ATGCCTAAAGTCCTCATCTCCGACCAGATGGATCCCAAAGCCGCGCAGATCTTCCGCGAACGCGGCGTCGAGGTCGATGAGATCACCGGCAAGACCCCCGAAGAACTGATCGCGATCATCGGCAATTATGACGGGCTCGCGATCCGCAGTTCGACCAAGGTGACCAAGGCGATCCTCGCCGCGGCGAAGAATTTGAAGGTCATCGGCCGCGCCGGAATCGGCGTCGACAATGTCGATATCCCGTCCGCGTCGGCACAGGGCGTGGTGGTGATGAACACGCCGTTCGGCAATTCGATCACCACCGCCGAACATGCCATCGCGCTGATGTTCGCGCTCGCGCGCCAGCTGCCCGAGGCCGATGCTTCGACCCAGGCGGGCAAGTGGGAGAAGAACCGCTTCATGGGCGTCGAGCTCACGTCGAAGACGCTCGGCCTGATCGGCGCCGGCAATATCGGCTCGATCGTCGCCGACCGCGCGCGCGGCCTGCGCATGAAGGTGGTGGCGTTCGATCCTTTCCTGACCCCGGAGCGCGCGATCGAGATGGGCGTGGAGAAGGTCACGCTCGACGAATTGCTCGCGCGCGCCGATTTCATCACGCTGCACACGCCGCTGACCGATCAGACGCGCAACATATTGTCGGCGGAAAATCTCGCCAAAACCAAGCCGGGCGTACGCATCATCAACTGCGCGCGCGGCGGGCTGATCGATGAGGCGGCGCTCAAGGCCGGGCTCGATTCGGGCCATATCGGCGGCGCCGCGCTTGACGTGTTCGTGACTGAGCCGGCCAAGGAATCGCCTTTGTTCGGCACGCCCAACTTCGTCTCCACGCCGCATCTCGGTGCGTCGACCAACGAAGCGCAGGTCAATGTCGCGATCCAGGTCGCCGAACAGATGGCCGATTATCTCATGTCGGGCGGCGTCACCAACGCGCTTAACGTGCCGAGCCTGTCGGCCGAGGAAGCGCCCAAGCTGAAGCCGTATATGGCGCTGGCCGAGAAACTCGGCTCGCTGATCGGTCAGCTAGCGCATGGCGCGCTGTCGGGGATCGCGATCGAAGTCGAGGGTGCGGCGGCATCGCTCAACCAGAAGCCGATCACTTCCGCCGTGCTCGCCGGCCTGATGCGCGTGCACACCGACACGGTCAACATGGTCAATGCGCCGTTCCTTGCCAAGGAACGCGGCATCGACGTGCGCGAAGTGCGGCATGACCGCGAAGGCGATTACCATACGTTGCTTCGCGTGACGGTGAAGACCGAGGCCGGCGACCGTTCGGTCGCGGGCACCTTGTTCGGCGACGCCGCGCCGCGTCTGGTCGAACTGTTCGGGATCAAGGTCGAGGCCGACCTTGCCGGCCACATGCTTTATGTCGTCAACGAGGATGCGCCCGGTTTCATCGGCCGGCTCGGCTCGCTGCTCGGCGAGGCAGAGGTCAATATCGGCACTTTCCATCTCGGCCGGCGCAATGCCGGCGGCGAAGCGATCCTGTTGCTGTCGGTCGACGAACCGGTAACGCAGGAGCTGCTCGCCAAGGTGCGCGGTCTGTCTGGCGTGCGCACCGCGATGGGGTTGTCGTTCTGA
- a CDS encoding TIGR00730 family Rossman fold protein — MSDTHVPSRVFPRARQDAETAKTGISTPQTENPAYKLAFQDMDFLLREDLRPVRFQLELLKTQLVLDEANIASTFVFYGSARIPEPAKAQALRELAQGEEAIRIADSLIAKSKYYEVARELARMVSQFPRDTEGKRHFVVCSGGGPSIMEAANRGAADVGQESIGLNIVLPHEQAPNPYVTPSLSVQFHYFALRKMHFLLHARALAAFPGGFGTFDELFELLTLIQTGKIAPIPVLLYGRDFWTKVVNFEALVEEGVVSARDLHIFKIVETAEEGWQVVRDFYRERPESGVVLE, encoded by the coding sequence ATGAGTGATACACATGTTCCGTCGCGGGTCTTTCCGCGCGCCCGCCAGGATGCCGAAACCGCCAAGACCGGCATCAGCACCCCCCAGACCGAGAACCCGGCCTATAAGCTCGCCTTTCAGGATATGGATTTCCTGTTGCGCGAGGATCTCCGCCCGGTCCGTTTCCAGCTCGAGCTGCTCAAGACGCAATTGGTGCTCGACGAAGCCAATATCGCCTCGACCTTCGTCTTTTACGGATCGGCGCGAATCCCCGAACCGGCCAAGGCGCAGGCGCTGCGTGAACTGGCGCAAGGCGAAGAGGCGATCCGCATCGCCGACAGCCTGATCGCCAAGTCGAAATATTACGAGGTGGCGCGCGAACTCGCCCGGATGGTCAGCCAGTTCCCGCGCGATACCGAAGGCAAACGCCATTTCGTCGTCTGCTCCGGCGGCGGCCCGTCGATCATGGAAGCGGCCAATCGCGGTGCTGCCGATGTCGGCCAGGAATCGATCGGCCTCAATATCGTGCTGCCGCACGAACAGGCGCCCAACCCCTATGTGACGCCGTCCTTAAGCGTTCAATTCCACTATTTCGCGCTGCGCAAGATGCATTTCCTGCTCCACGCCCGCGCGCTTGCCGCGTTTCCCGGCGGGTTCGGCACGTTCGACGAATTGTTCGAATTGCTGACCTTGATCCAGACCGGCAAGATCGCACCGATCCCGGTGCTGCTCTATGGCCGCGACTTCTGGACCAAAGTGGTCAATTTCGAGGCGCTGGTCGAGGAAGGCGTGGTGTCGGCGCGCGACCTGCACATCTTCAAGATCGTCGAGACGGCCGAGGAAGGCTGGCAGGTCGTACGCGACTTCTACCGCGAACGTCCCGAGAGCGGCGTGGTATTGGAATAG
- a CDS encoding extensin family protein: protein MPSVGRCVLAAFSKPRYRGRVKRALLLILPLLLSGCLFGGGDDDRPPPRRAGSRPATLNMPTSSETRACYADLARDNIQYSPLPDHDFGGGCKVVGAVQLIDIGLPVTNLKAMRCGLARAFTGWARNGVAPAARQILGSDLVRIETFGTYVCRNIVGSAGNSGKLSGHGIANAVDISAFILSDGRRISIEQGWRSNDRDVKTFLRTIQTSACKRFGTVLSPDYNAVHYNHLHLEADKAKFCR from the coding sequence ATGCCGTCCGTCGGGCGCTGCGTTCTGGCGGCGTTCAGCAAGCCACGCTATCGCGGCCGGGTGAAACGCGCGTTACTCCTCATTTTGCCGCTGCTTCTTTCAGGCTGCCTGTTCGGTGGTGGTGACGATGATCGCCCGCCGCCGCGTCGCGCCGGATCGCGGCCGGCCACGCTGAACATGCCGACCTCAAGCGAAACCAGGGCATGTTATGCCGATCTGGCACGCGACAATATTCAGTACAGCCCCCTGCCGGACCACGATTTCGGTGGCGGCTGCAAGGTGGTCGGTGCGGTCCAGTTGATCGATATCGGCCTGCCCGTCACCAATTTGAAGGCGATGCGCTGCGGCCTCGCCCGCGCTTTTACCGGCTGGGCGCGTAACGGCGTCGCGCCCGCCGCGCGGCAGATACTCGGCAGCGATCTGGTACGGATCGAGACTTTCGGCACCTATGTCTGCCGCAATATCGTCGGCAGTGCGGGCAACAGCGGCAAGCTGTCCGGGCACGGTATCGCCAATGCGGTGGATATTTCCGCCTTCATCCTCAGCGACGGCCGCCGCATCAGCATCGAACAGGGCTGGCGATCGAACGATCGCGACGTGAAGACCTTCCTGCGCACGATCCAGACCTCGGCATGCAAGCGCTTCGGCACGGTGCTCAGCCCGGATTATAATGCCGTGCATTACAACCACCTGCACCTCGAGGCCGATAAGGCCAAATTTTGTCGTTGA
- the nudC gene encoding NAD(+) diphosphatase produces the protein MIPGFTGGTLDRADRLRHDTQAFAAATGDWRAKLLKLENFEPELDDAGRLGWTSLAEAPEDAELVLLGLDGDKPYFAAFTPGMRAPTARSMRLFGLLDQFAPGEAATYAAARSVLDWHSRHQFCANCGTQTAMFRAGWGRNCPNCHAEHFPRVDPVVIMIAEHDGRALLGRQPAWPAGRYSALAGFLEPGESIEEAVAREIMEEAGVRVTDVRYIASQPWPFPSSLMIACVGMAEHDAITLDTNELEDAIWVSREEVRRVLAGGEGSFLAPPPYAIAHTLLTAWAAG, from the coding sequence GTGATTCCCGGATTTACTGGCGGCACGCTCGACCGTGCCGACCGCCTGCGCCACGACACGCAAGCCTTTGCGGCGGCGACCGGCGACTGGCGTGCGAAATTGCTCAAGCTGGAGAATTTCGAACCCGAGCTCGACGATGCCGGGCGGCTCGGCTGGACCAGCCTGGCCGAGGCGCCCGAGGATGCCGAACTGGTGCTGCTCGGGCTTGACGGCGACAAGCCGTATTTCGCCGCGTTCACCCCCGGCATGCGGGCGCCGACCGCCCGATCGATGCGGCTGTTCGGGTTGCTCGATCAATTCGCGCCGGGCGAAGCGGCAACCTATGCCGCGGCGCGTAGCGTGCTCGACTGGCACAGCCGACATCAATTCTGCGCCAATTGCGGGACGCAGACGGCGATGTTCCGCGCCGGCTGGGGACGCAACTGCCCGAATTGTCACGCCGAACATTTCCCGCGCGTCGACCCGGTGGTGATCATGATCGCCGAGCATGACGGCCGCGCACTGCTCGGACGCCAGCCGGCTTGGCCGGCTGGGCGCTATTCGGCGCTGGCGGGGTTCCTGGAACCCGGTGAATCGATCGAGGAGGCGGTCGCGCGCGAGATCATGGAGGAAGCCGGCGTGCGCGTGACCGATGTGCGTTACATCGCCAGCCAGCCCTGGCCGTTCCCGTCGTCGCTGATGATCGCCTGTGTCGGCATGGCGGAGCATGATGCGATCACGCTCGACACCAACGAGCTGGAAGACGCGATCTGGGTTTCGCGTGAGGAAGTGCGTCGCGTGCTGGCGGGCGGCGAAGGCTCGTTCCTGGCGCCGCCGCCCTATGCGATCGCACACACACTGCTGACGGCCTGGGCGGCGGGGTAG